A segment of the Alistipes communis genome:
AAAAAGCCGGAGTCCGTCTGACGGACTCCGGCTACTGAACCGGATACGGGACGATCTGCGCAATATCTATTCTGCAACCGTATCGTTCTATCGCGGGCTGTTGCTGTCTATCAGAACGTGCTGCGCCGCGTCATTCTAAAATCGCATTTCACCTTGCGAAGTTGTTTGTCGAGAATCATTCGCGCCGCTACACTTCCCATTTGTCGGAAATCGGTGGAAATGGTAGTCAGTCCGTTCAATACGATCTCGTTGATCGGCGATTCGTTGTAGGAGATGAAACCGATATCGCGTCCGGCTTTGAGTTTCTTCTCCTTCGCGGCACGCGCCAGATCAATGAGCTCCGTATCGAGCTGTCCGTTGAGGATGAGGTAGACTTCCTGGGGACGGACGATATCGGGGGTTACGGCCTGATAGAACTCGCACGGAATGCCGTGATCGGAGCAAAACCGTTCCGCCCCCTCGCGAATGAACGTATAATAGAGACTCGACGCTTCGGTGATGATATTGAGCCTGTTCTGTTTCCGGAGTTTTTTCAGCGCCTGCATCAACCCTTCGTAGACGTCATTGGTAAAGTCCTGATATACGACACCGTAGTTGCCGGGAAGCGAATCGAGGCACCGGTCGAGCAGGATGAGCTTGCGGTTCGGAATCCGCATCAGCGCCTTGACCGCACGCCGCTGCGTGGATTCGTCGAGCGGAAAGTGCGGGGTGACGACATAATAATCGAACTGATCGAGGTTTTCGTCGATATAGTATTCGAGCAGGTCGATCTGCTGGTTGTGCAAACGGATAGTGATCTCCCCCCGTGTTCCGATCGTCGAGGAGAACGAGCTGAACAGCACCTGCTTGTAGGTGCTCAATTTATCGAACAACACCAGTATCTTGGGATTTTGCCCGCTGTTTTCGGATGAAACGTAAAAGCCCTTTCCCTGCGTGGCACTGATAACTCCCCTGTCGCGCATGAGCGAATAGGCTTTCTTGACCGTTTCCTTCGATATCCCCAGTTGAAGCGAAAGTTCGTTCATCGACGGCAGCAGGTCTCCGTATCTGTACTCGCCGTTGTGGATAGCCGTTTCGACACTGTTGATGAGCTGTTTGTAGACGGGTGTCTGCGATTTCAAGTCTATTTTTATGGTATATGCCATATCCGGATTATAAAAAATAACTGTTTTTTTTGTTTTTCACGACAAATGGAGTATATTTGCACCACACTACAACACACATAAATCAAAACTGATGACGCCTATGTTGGGTTGAGTGTGCTATACTTTGGTACAAAAGTAATAAAAATAACCTGAATTGTAACTCAAAAACTACGACAAATGAGCAAACTTATCAGCATGACCGCAGCAATGACCTGTCTGGCGATCACCGCATCTGCCGGAAACGACACTCCGCATTGGTCCCTCACGTGGAAAAAAATGCAGACGACCGGCCCCGAACTGGAACTGATCGGTACATTGCCGACACGCACGACGCACGAATTGGGGGCTTCCGACTGGTCGGTCGGTTGCGAGACGCTCGACCGGGACTACGCCGATTTCGACAGCTACAAACCTTATCTGAGCGAATTGGGAGTAACTTCGGCACGTATTCAGAGCGGCTGGGCCCGCTGCGAAAAGCAGAAAGGGCGCTACGACTTCGCGTGGATCGACCATATCGTCGACGGAATGCTGGAAGAGGGGGTGCAGCCCTGGATCAACCTCGGATACGGCAATCCCCTGTACGGCGCTGAAAAAGGTCTCGGGTCGAAAATTTTTACCGACGAACCGACCATGAAAGCCTGGCTGAAATTCGTCGAGACGATCGTCGCCCGTTACCGGGACAAGGTACACGAATGGGAAATCTGGAACGAGCCCAATCTCGGCGAGAACCGCACGAACTACGATGCCTATGCCTCGCTGTTGTCGCATACCGTTGAAACGATCCGCCGAGTACAGCCCGACGCCGTCATCATCGGCATGGGGCTTTCCCGTATGCCGTTAGGCTATACCGAACACGTGCTCGACCTGCTTCGCGAGCGAGGGCAGCTCGGCATGATCGATTATGTGAGTTTCCATCCTTACCACGAAAATCCCGACGACGCTACTCCCGGCATCGAAGCATTGGCCCGATTGGTGAAATCCTACGATCCCGACATCCGGCTCTTCCAGGG
Coding sequences within it:
- a CDS encoding GH39 family glycosyl hydrolase, encoding MSKLISMTAAMTCLAITASAGNDTPHWSLTWKKMQTTGPELELIGTLPTRTTHELGASDWSVGCETLDRDYADFDSYKPYLSELGVTSARIQSGWARCEKQKGRYDFAWIDHIVDGMLEEGVQPWINLGYGNPLYGAEKGLGSKIFTDEPTMKAWLKFVETIVARYRDKVHEWEIWNEPNLGENRTNYDAYASLLSHTVETIRRVQPDAVIIGMGLSRMPLGYTEHVLDLLRERGQLGMIDYVSFHPYHENPDDATPGIEALARLVKSYDPDIRLFQGESGCPATLEWAHALRYYEWNEYSQAKWVARRMANDWMMGIRSSIFTFVDLQYPNMQQSFGLLRTNLFKEVVYKRPSFHTVQHMVNLFRPELRSAGHLNHESNTPRRLTVAGIERQKDGTLVGAVVWQNDRIPSDNLAFEPIELWIEGLSLKDPVLIEMITGRIYALPKYHGHSGDGRMKFTGLPVWDSPVVILERSALPEGTQTRERQISGSTRDMHF
- a CDS encoding GntR family transcriptional regulator, with translation MAYTIKIDLKSQTPVYKQLINSVETAIHNGEYRYGDLLPSMNELSLQLGISKETVKKAYSLMRDRGVISATQGKGFYVSSENSGQNPKILVLFDKLSTYKQVLFSSFSSTIGTRGEITIRLHNQQIDLLEYYIDENLDQFDYYVVTPHFPLDESTQRRAVKALMRIPNRKLILLDRCLDSLPGNYGVVYQDFTNDVYEGLMQALKKLRKQNRLNIITEASSLYYTFIREGAERFCSDHGIPCEFYQAVTPDIVRPQEVYLILNGQLDTELIDLARAAKEKKLKAGRDIGFISYNESPINEIVLNGLTTISTDFRQMGSVAARMILDKQLRKVKCDFRMTRRSTF